In the Chloroherpetonaceae bacterium genome, one interval contains:
- a CDS encoding efflux RND transporter permease subunit yields the protein MSITRLLIQRSTLVVVLFAVLAVFGIYGYTQMRYELLPKFSAPVITITTAYPGASPNEVENSVTKLIEDAVSGLDKVDAITATSTEGASFIAVEFKQNTDVNVALQDAQRKVDAIIPQLPADAKKPVLSKIALDEIPVLRMGLTSRMPETEFYTFVTEKLQPRLARIAGVAQIVLIGGEQREIKINLNAEKLKAYGLSLLQVANAIKNANLDFPTGRVKDTDGQFVVRLAGKFSSLDEIRNLVVGRSKQGGEIRLADIAEVEDGRKEPTNINRINGKSSIGMLVNKQADANAVEVSKLVRAEVEKIEKEYADKGVRFDIAQDGSTFTLDAAHAVQEDLALAVLLVALVMLVFLHSIRNSFIVMIAIPCSLISTVGVMYFLDYTFNLMSLLALSLAVGIWVDDSIVVLENIYRRLELGDDKITAAVRGRDEIGFTALAITLVDVVVFVPLALTGGIIGNIMRQFSIVMAVSTLFSLLVSFTVTPVLASRISRLEHLTKDTLMGRFGIWFEGLFKRFTDKYIEILKWSLQNRWKVFGSAFLMLIASCSLFPLGFIGGEFIAQADRGEFSVALELAPGTKLEETNALSQKVERMLMDIPEVEKVTANVGASTDGFVTASSSNLVDISVKLLPKEEREARGMRSTTDVKLYVKQMTQNIPGAKVRVNDISIFGTANQTPIQLVVSGPDLDSVKKGAVHLKEILKATKGATDVRLSAEDGNPETRIEIDRDKLAFFGLSIAEVGAALRIALAGDNDAKFREGDTEYDIRIQLDEFDRSNTENIGHLTFVNQKGQVIELKQFANIYQTTGPTKLQRRDRNYAIVVYAQLAGRSLTSVWQDAQKALAQNPMPVGVTIAPLGDLKNQQEGFGSLVLALVAGLIFVYLIMVALYNSYKYPLVVLFSIPLAVIGALLAIALAGKNMSIFTMLGMIMLLGLVSKNAILLVDFANRAKSEGLNTIEALVEAGRERLRPILMTTLTMIFGMMPIALSGAAGAEWKTGLAWALIGGLTSSMFLTLVIVPIVYYWFDNVGNALAKVKVFARKPVEEKVIEPVPEAVNFQATK from the coding sequence ATGTCAATTACGAGGTTACTGATTCAGCGCTCTACGCTGGTTGTGGTGTTGTTTGCAGTCTTGGCAGTGTTTGGCATTTACGGCTACACGCAGATGCGCTACGAGCTTTTGCCAAAGTTCAGTGCACCAGTCATTACCATCACGACGGCTTATCCGGGCGCTTCGCCAAATGAAGTTGAAAACTCGGTTACCAAACTCATAGAAGATGCGGTCTCTGGCTTAGATAAAGTTGATGCGATTACAGCGACATCAACTGAAGGAGCGTCGTTTATTGCAGTAGAGTTCAAGCAAAACACTGATGTAAATGTTGCCCTGCAGGATGCGCAGCGCAAAGTTGATGCAATTATTCCACAGTTACCAGCTGATGCCAAAAAGCCCGTGCTCTCCAAAATTGCCTTAGATGAAATTCCAGTGCTGCGAATGGGGCTCACAAGCAGAATGCCAGAAACGGAGTTTTACACGTTTGTAACAGAAAAATTGCAACCGCGCTTAGCGCGCATTGCGGGCGTAGCGCAAATTGTGCTCATCGGCGGCGAGCAACGCGAAATCAAAATCAATCTGAATGCGGAAAAACTGAAAGCCTACGGGTTATCGCTACTGCAAGTTGCCAATGCCATCAAGAATGCAAACCTTGACTTCCCAACAGGGCGGGTCAAAGACACCGATGGGCAGTTTGTCGTGCGCTTAGCAGGCAAGTTTTCCTCACTGGACGAGATTCGCAATCTGGTCGTGGGGCGCTCTAAGCAGGGTGGCGAAATTCGCCTCGCTGACATTGCCGAAGTCGAAGACGGACGCAAAGAACCTACCAACATTAACCGCATCAATGGCAAATCCTCTATTGGTATGCTGGTCAACAAGCAGGCTGATGCCAATGCGGTTGAAGTCAGCAAGCTGGTGCGTGCCGAAGTAGAAAAAATTGAAAAGGAATATGCTGACAAAGGGGTGCGGTTCGACATTGCGCAAGACGGGTCAACCTTTACGCTGGATGCCGCTCACGCTGTGCAAGAAGACTTAGCGCTGGCTGTTTTGCTGGTTGCCTTAGTGATGCTGGTCTTTCTGCACAGCATCCGCAACTCTTTCATTGTGATGATTGCGATTCCTTGCTCGCTTATTTCCACCGTTGGCGTAATGTATTTCTTGGACTACACCTTTAACCTAATGTCACTCCTTGCATTGTCGCTGGCAGTAGGCATCTGGGTTGATGACTCAATTGTGGTGCTGGAAAACATTTACCGCCGTTTGGAGCTGGGAGACGACAAAATTACAGCAGCGGTGCGTGGGCGCGATGAAATTGGCTTTACGGCACTGGCAATTACGCTCGTAGATGTCGTAGTGTTCGTGCCACTGGCGCTAACAGGTGGTATTATTGGCAACATTATGCGCCAGTTCTCTATCGTAATGGCAGTCTCCACACTCTTTAGCTTGCTGGTGTCTTTTACGGTGACGCCCGTCTTAGCCTCGCGCATTTCACGGCTCGAGCATCTAACGAAAGATACGCTGATGGGACGCTTCGGAATATGGTTTGAAGGGCTGTTCAAGCGCTTTACTGATAAATACATTGAGATTTTGAAGTGGTCGCTGCAAAATCGCTGGAAGGTCTTTGGCTCGGCTTTCTTGATGCTGATTGCTTCATGCTCACTTTTCCCGCTGGGCTTTATTGGAGGAGAGTTTATTGCACAAGCTGACCGTGGTGAATTTTCTGTTGCACTGGAACTGGCTCCGGGCACAAAGCTGGAGGAAACCAACGCACTGTCGCAGAAGGTGGAGCGAATGCTGATGGATATTCCTGAGGTAGAGAAAGTAACAGCCAATGTAGGGGCTTCTACTGATGGATTTGTTACGGCGTCATCGAGCAACCTTGTTGACATTAGCGTCAAACTGTTGCCAAAAGAGGAGCGAGAAGCGCGCGGAATGCGCTCAACAACCGATGTCAAGCTCTATGTAAAGCAGATGACGCAAAACATTCCAGGTGCAAAAGTGCGCGTCAATGACATTAGCATTTTCGGCACGGCAAACCAAACACCGATTCAACTTGTCGTGAGCGGTCCTGACCTCGATAGCGTAAAGAAAGGCGCAGTGCATCTGAAAGAGATTCTAAAAGCCACAAAAGGTGCAACCGATGTGCGGCTCTCGGCTGAAGACGGCAATCCCGAAACGCGCATTGAAATTGACCGTGACAAGCTGGCGTTCTTCGGACTATCTATTGCAGAAGTAGGAGCGGCTTTGCGCATTGCCTTAGCAGGTGATAATGATGCAAAGTTTCGTGAAGGTGATACCGAATACGACATTCGCATTCAGCTTGATGAATTTGACCGCTCCAACACCGAAAACATTGGCCATCTCACATTTGTCAATCAAAAAGGACAGGTTATCGAGCTAAAGCAATTTGCGAACATTTATCAAACCACAGGTCCTACCAAGCTGCAACGCCGTGACCGTAACTATGCAATTGTCGTCTATGCACAGCTAGCAGGTCGCTCACTGACCTCCGTGTGGCAAGATGCGCAAAAAGCACTGGCACAAAATCCGATGCCGGTTGGCGTAACGATTGCGCCACTGGGCGACCTCAAAAACCAACAAGAAGGTTTCGGTAGTCTTGTGCTGGCGCTGGTTGCAGGACTAATTTTTGTCTATCTCATTATGGTGGCGCTCTACAACTCTTACAAGTATCCGCTGGTAGTACTCTTTTCTATTCCGCTGGCAGTCATTGGGGCACTGCTGGCTATTGCGCTGGCTGGCAAGAATATGAGCATCTTTACGATGCTGGGAATGATTATGCTCTTGGGTTTGGTCAGCAAGAATGCGATTCTGCTGGTGGATTTTGCAAACCGTGCAAAGTCGGAAGGACTCAACACGATTGAAGCGCTCGTTGAAGCTGGTCGCGAGCGACTTCGCCCAATTCTAATGACCACGCTGACAATGATTTTCGGTATGATGCCAATTGCGCTCTCAGGTGCAGCAGGCGCAGAGTGGAAAACAGGACTAGCTTGGGCGCTTATTGGCGGCCTTACTAGCTCAATGTTCTTAACACTCGTCATCGTGCCGATTGTCTATTACTGGTTCGATAACGTTGGCAATGCGCTAGCAAAAGTGAAAGTCTTTGCACGCAAGCCAGTCGAAGAAAAGGTCATTGAGCCTGTGCCTGAAGCCGTAAATTTTCAAGCAACAAAATAA
- a CDS encoding efflux RND transporter periplasmic adaptor subunit — protein sequence MKTLRNIVIVVALFAGIIAILLNNKAKSDAKAAKSQETEKAVSVATITVGRSVLSETLSLIGTIVANNDVAIVSETAGRVVAVYAKVGDYKPAGSVLMQVDDELRLANLKSTEVAYEKAKKDLERYEALFKEGGVTEAQVESARLNFKSAEAQYIVARRQLRDTRITTPISGIVTDRKVDVGAMVSNGMVVANVVDISKLKLKVNVAEKDVFRLKVGEEVEVTTDVYPGVKFKGEISTISAKGDEAHTYPVEITLNNSKEYPLKAGMFGRVTFTSLSQREALVIPREALLGSVKAAQVFVAENGVAKLRRITVGREAGKYLEVIDGLREGEELIVSGQNNLRDGYAINVIK from the coding sequence ATGAAAACGCTACGAAATATTGTAATTGTGGTGGCGCTGTTTGCTGGCATTATTGCCATTCTGCTCAACAACAAAGCAAAATCCGATGCAAAAGCGGCAAAAAGTCAAGAAACGGAGAAAGCCGTATCGGTGGCGACCATAACTGTCGGGCGGTCAGTACTAAGTGAGACACTCTCGCTCATTGGCACGATAGTAGCAAACAACGATGTCGCAATTGTCTCCGAGACCGCTGGACGTGTGGTTGCGGTGTATGCAAAAGTAGGCGACTACAAGCCAGCTGGCTCGGTGCTAATGCAAGTCGACGATGAGTTGCGGCTGGCAAACTTGAAGTCTACAGAGGTGGCTTACGAAAAAGCCAAAAAAGATCTCGAGCGCTACGAAGCTTTGTTCAAAGAAGGGGGGGTAACAGAAGCACAAGTTGAATCGGCTCGCCTAAACTTCAAATCGGCAGAAGCACAGTATATCGTAGCGCGTCGCCAACTACGAGACACACGTATCACAACACCTATCTCGGGCATTGTAACTGACCGCAAAGTCGATGTCGGTGCAATGGTGAGTAACGGAATGGTCGTGGCAAATGTGGTCGATATTTCTAAGCTGAAGCTCAAGGTGAATGTGGCGGAAAAAGATGTCTTCAGGCTGAAGGTTGGTGAGGAAGTGGAAGTGACAACCGATGTGTATCCGGGCGTTAAGTTCAAGGGTGAGATTTCCACAATTAGCGCAAAAGGCGATGAAGCTCACACCTACCCCGTTGAAATTACACTTAACAATAGCAAAGAATACCCCTTAAAAGCAGGGATGTTTGGGCGCGTCACTTTCACATCGCTAAGCCAACGTGAAGCACTCGTAATTCCACGCGAGGCGCTGTTGGGAAGTGTGAAGGCTGCACAAGTGTTCGTGGCAGAAAATGGAGTGGCAAAACTGCGGCGCATTACGGTTGGTAGAGAAGCGGGCAAGTATCTGGAAGTGATAGATGGTTTGCGTGAAGGTGAAGAGCTAATTGTGAGCGGACAAAATAACCTGCGAGATGGCTACGCTATTAACGTCATCAAATAG
- a CDS encoding TetR/AcrR family transcriptional regulator, producing the protein MSITERKEREKAERRHAILKAAKEVFFKHGFEHTSMDMIAAESELAKGTLYLYFKSKEELYVSLAEEGLETLDAMTQAALASAKTVEEKLLAHTEAYYDFAQAHPAYMQIFMAIHTGILNDKVEPGRLAQLQNEKWKRFTQVENLLREGIKQGIFRRNINPREMVLMVWSAISGAMMMSSERCNHTALFENIDRKQFVMNIAKVFLHFVKVKSDVTIVSAEKSPKRRAAVAHDEA; encoded by the coding sequence ATGAGCATTACAGAACGAAAGGAGCGTGAAAAGGCAGAGCGCCGTCACGCTATTCTCAAAGCAGCCAAGGAAGTCTTCTTCAAGCATGGCTTTGAGCACACGTCAATGGATATGATTGCGGCTGAGTCCGAGTTAGCGAAAGGCACGCTCTACCTCTATTTCAAAAGCAAAGAAGAGCTGTATGTATCGCTGGCCGAAGAAGGCTTAGAGACGCTCGATGCCATGACTCAGGCTGCGCTAGCCTCTGCAAAAACGGTGGAGGAGAAGTTGCTGGCGCATACCGAAGCCTACTACGATTTTGCGCAAGCGCACCCTGCTTATATGCAAATCTTTATGGCAATCCACACTGGCATTTTGAACGACAAAGTGGAGCCTGGGCGCTTGGCGCAACTTCAAAACGAAAAGTGGAAGCGCTTTACACAGGTGGAAAACCTGCTTAGAGAAGGTATCAAGCAAGGCATTTTCCGACGCAACATCAATCCCAGAGAAATGGTACTGATGGTCTGGTCTGCTATTTCAGGCGCTATGATGATGTCTTCTGAACGATGCAATCACACTGCACTTTTTGAAAACATTGACCGCAAGCAATTTGTGATGAATATCGCAAAGGTGTTTTTGCACTTTGTAAAGGTGAAATCTGATGTAACAATCGTGAGCGCAGAAAAGTCACCCAAGCGCCGTGCAGCGGTGGCTCACGACGAGGCATAA
- a CDS encoding hydrolase, with amino-acid sequence MLEQSQTALIVIDVQGKLATLMHDRETLFANLRRLIQGAKLLGIPIVLTEQYPQGLGETAPELKALMPDVSPITKMSFSCCGEVRFLDALRALQRRQMLVAGIESHICVYQTVRDLLREGYEVEVVADAVSSRSAENRALGLSRMKDMGATLTSTEMSLFELLREAGTPVFKEISKLVK; translated from the coding sequence ATGCTTGAACAAAGCCAAACGGCACTCATCGTGATTGACGTGCAGGGAAAACTCGCAACTCTCATGCACGACAGGGAAACACTCTTTGCAAACCTCAGACGCCTTATTCAGGGAGCGAAACTTCTGGGCATTCCTATTGTGCTTACTGAGCAATACCCGCAAGGTTTAGGCGAGACTGCGCCAGAACTGAAAGCCCTGATGCCCGATGTGTCACCTATTACAAAAATGAGCTTTAGTTGCTGCGGAGAAGTGCGTTTTCTTGATGCGCTGCGTGCTCTTCAGCGCAGACAGATGCTGGTTGCTGGCATTGAATCACATATCTGCGTCTATCAAACGGTTCGCGATTTGCTTCGAGAGGGCTACGAGGTTGAGGTGGTGGCTGATGCGGTTTCATCGCGCTCGGCAGAAAATCGCGCACTTGGTCTTTCTCGAATGAAGGATATGGGCGCCACCCTGACCAGCACGGAAATGTCACTTTTTGAGCTTTTGCGTGAAGCTGGCACGCCCGTCTTCAAAGAAATTTCAAAACTGGTTAAGTAA
- a CDS encoding low molecular weight phosphotyrosine protein phosphatase, with product MSTTPLPNPLRILFVCLGNICRSPSAEGVFRKQLEQAQLLHLVEVDSAGTASYHIGEPADRRAEDAAARRGIDISAHRARQIHRKDFDTYHLIVAMDKSNLATLKRLCPAEHQHKLRLMMSFAPETGIEEVPDPYYGDDRDFEYVLDLLEKACQGLLEWLRQHYLIQQPN from the coding sequence ATGTCCACTACACCACTGCCGAATCCCCTACGTATCCTTTTTGTTTGCTTAGGCAATATTTGCCGCTCTCCATCGGCGGAGGGCGTTTTTCGCAAACAGCTCGAGCAGGCTCAGTTACTCCATCTTGTTGAAGTTGACTCTGCGGGCACGGCAAGTTACCACATTGGTGAGCCTGCTGACCGTCGTGCCGAGGATGCAGCAGCTCGCCGGGGCATTGATATTTCAGCGCACCGTGCAAGGCAAATTCACCGTAAGGACTTTGACACCTACCACTTGATTGTGGCAATGGACAAAAGTAATCTTGCGACCTTGAAGCGTCTTTGCCCTGCTGAGCATCAACATAAACTTCGGCTGATGATGAGCTTTGCGCCTGAGACGGGCATTGAGGAAGTGCCCGACCCTTACTACGGTGATGACCGTGATTTTGAGTATGTGCTGGATCTTTTAGAAAAAGCCTGTCAGGGACTTTTAGAGTGGCTTCGTCAGCACTACTTGATTCAGCAACCAAACTAA
- a CDS encoding cbb3-type cytochrome c oxidase subunit I yields MAALQETGAISAVKTKESETTRNYLNSPKGIWSWIYTLDHKRIALLYLFTVMAFFLAGGIYALLLRFELWFHGAGLQTEVMKRGLVGPDTYNQLFTMHGAIMVFLFIVPAIPGVIGNFVLPLMIGAKDLAFPRMNLASYYVYLFGALFCIYSIASGGIDTGWTFYTPYSVETKGSVIAMTLGVFIMGFSSIFTGINFIVTIHKMRAPGMTWFNMPLFVWGIYASSIIQVMATPVLGITLLLLILERAFGIGIFDPALGGDPVLYQHFFWFYSHPVVYVMILPAMAVISELITTFSHKKIFGYKLVAFSSIAIAMVSFLLWGHHMFTSGQSELAATLFSFLTFLVGIPSGIKIFNWVATMYRGSLSFNAPMLYAHAFLSLFSIGGLTGIFLGALSVDVHLHDTYFVVAHFHYTMMGGAVMAFLGGLHYWWPKMWGKMYDEFWAAISAALIFIGFNVTFFPQFIMGLQGMPRRYYAYLDQYQTMHMLSTFGTWILALGFIVMAIYLIHSLFKGKPAPRNPWYALGLEWTTTSPPPTENFVGNPRLLWGCYDYDRVMMDQDGLVTFNPNFKDEHEHDKKKPKEDGKARYETTRSFN; encoded by the coding sequence ATGGCAGCACTGCAAGAGACCGGTGCGATAAGTGCAGTCAAGACAAAAGAGAGCGAGACGACCAGAAATTATCTGAACTCGCCGAAGGGCATCTGGTCGTGGATTTACACGCTCGACCATAAGCGCATCGCTCTACTGTATCTCTTTACAGTAATGGCGTTCTTCCTTGCAGGTGGCATCTATGCATTACTGCTGCGCTTTGAGCTATGGTTTCACGGCGCAGGACTGCAAACCGAAGTAATGAAGCGAGGACTGGTTGGACCTGACACCTACAACCAGCTCTTTACGATGCACGGCGCAATTATGGTTTTTCTCTTCATTGTGCCAGCAATTCCAGGTGTCATTGGCAACTTCGTCCTGCCGCTGATGATAGGTGCAAAAGACTTGGCATTCCCAAGGATGAACTTAGCAAGCTACTACGTCTATCTCTTCGGTGCGCTGTTTTGCATCTACTCCATCGCCTCTGGCGGTATTGATACAGGCTGGACGTTCTACACGCCATATAGCGTCGAGACAAAAGGTTCAGTCATTGCAATGACGCTGGGTGTCTTCATTATGGGCTTTTCCTCAATTTTTACGGGCATCAATTTCATCGTAACAATCCATAAAATGCGAGCGCCCGGCATGACTTGGTTTAATATGCCGCTGTTTGTGTGGGGCATCTATGCATCGTCAATTATTCAGGTAATGGCAACACCTGTCTTGGGTATTACACTGCTGCTCCTCATCCTTGAGCGCGCTTTCGGTATTGGCATCTTCGATCCCGCACTCGGTGGCGACCCTGTGCTCTATCAACACTTCTTCTGGTTTTACTCGCACCCTGTCGTGTATGTAATGATTCTGCCAGCAATGGCAGTTATCTCAGAGCTGATTACGACTTTTTCGCATAAGAAAATTTTCGGCTATAAGCTCGTTGCCTTTTCCAGTATAGCTATCGCAATGGTGAGCTTCCTTCTATGGGGACACCATATGTTCACCAGCGGTCAGTCTGAACTAGCCGCAACGCTCTTTTCCTTCCTGACATTTCTTGTGGGAATCCCGTCTGGAATTAAGATTTTTAACTGGGTCGCAACGATGTATCGTGGTTCGCTGTCGTTCAATGCACCGATGCTGTATGCGCATGCGTTTCTTTCTCTCTTCTCAATTGGCGGTCTCACAGGGATTTTCTTGGGCGCACTCTCAGTTGATGTGCACTTGCACGACACCTACTTTGTAGTTGCACACTTCCATTACACAATGATGGGCGGTGCCGTGATGGCATTTCTGGGTGGCTTACACTACTGGTGGCCGAAGATGTGGGGCAAAATGTATGACGAATTCTGGGCAGCGATTTCCGCCGCACTGATTTTCATCGGCTTCAACGTAACATTCTTCCCACAATTCATTATGGGCCTGCAAGGTATGCCACGCCGTTACTATGCCTACCTTGACCAGTATCAGACCATGCATATGCTCTCTACGTTCGGCACTTGGATTCTGGCACTCGGCTTTATTGTGATGGCGATTTACCTCATTCACTCGCTCTTCAAGGGCAAGCCTGCCCCACGAAACCCATGGTATGCTTTGGGTTTAGAGTGGACGACTACTTCACCACCGCCAACGGAAAACTTTGTGGGTAACCCGCGTTTACTCTGGGGTTGCTATGACTACGACCGCGTGATGATGGATCAAGATGGACTGGTGACCTTTAATCCGAACTTCAAGGACGAACACGAACACGACAAAAAGAAGCCAAAAGAAGACGGCAAGGCACGCTACGAAACCACTCGTTCTTTCAACTAA